A single region of the Corticium candelabrum chromosome 15, ooCorCand1.1, whole genome shotgun sequence genome encodes:
- the LOC134190729 gene encoding tektin-like protein 1: MSATAATRPIGPESWQCGTIKNIKLSQAIVSRSERGVSGSKSLDALPTLRDAITEANNGRIHDYMRDTRAVAERLRESLVQTNEEIKSLNRCKESLEKALEYKRKDIALNHHSKFTRQTRPQREKKPDGADELLSAERAHLFKLKKRLELCLHKVQQHLLYLASIRTNLCSIFSERSRVLDLICHSRASANISKGKVDGNRQRRTSSAKADPLSSYSPAAAAALNESLVARRQSAQLRSESASAIEHANRLQMASHMSVNEGLTQKLAETITLKQHLKLGIGDTKMATHRAERWYDTQNLARGYALGPVSMSDINTSEKLERPLVQVYQRHPGSDLTEAKQLIKAAYGLDQSIANTKRNIGLLKLARERLEDDVRDKKAAAVIDGKIVRMRRRCGDHRWVMGSTVY; encoded by the exons ATGAGTGCTACAGCTGCCACCCGTCCGATTGGCCCCGAATCTTGGCAGTGTGGCACGATAAAAAACATCAAGCTCTCGCAGGCAATTGTCTCTCGTAGCGAGAGAGGGGTGAGTGGCAGCAAATCTCTGGATGCGCTCCCTACTTTGCGTGACGCCATCACCGAGGCAAACAACGGAAGAATACACGACTACATGAGGGACACACGAGCGGTAGCCGAGCGGCTGAGGGAGAGTCTAGTTCAGACAAACGAAGAGATAAAATCACTGAATCGCTGCAAGGAGAGTCTCGAAAAGGCTTTGGAATACAAGAGGAAAGATATCGCTTTGAATCATCACTCTAAATTTACACGGCAGACAAGACCTCAAAGAGAAAAA AAACCAGATGGTGCAGATGAGCTGTTGAGCGCTGAGCGCGCACATTTGTTTAAGCTAAAGAAACGTCTAGAGTTATGTCTCCACAAAGTTCAGCAGCATCTACTTTACTTGGCGAGCATTCGAACAAACCTGTGTTCGATTTTCAGCGAGAGGTCTCGAGTTTTGGATCTTATTTGTCATTCACGAGCTTCAGCAAATATAAGTAAAGGGAAAGTTGATGGCAATAGGCAACGACGTACTTCTAGTGCTAAGGCGGATCCACTGAGTTCATATAGCcctgctgcagctgcagcacTTAATGAGTCTTTAGTTGCTCGAAGGCAGTCAGCACAACTGAGAAGTGAGAGTGCTTCAGCAATTGAACATGCAAATCGTCTTCAAATGGCATCTCATATGTCGGTCAATGAAGGGTTGACTCAGAAACTGGCCGAAACTATAACTCTAAAG CAACATCTGAAACTAGGAATTGGTGACACCAAAATGGCTACTCACCGTGCAGAACGCTGGTATGATACTCAGAACTTAGCAAGAGGATACGCCCTT GGACCTGTTTCAATGTCTGACATTAACACCAGTGAGAAACTTGAGCGTCCATTAGTTCAAGTGTACCAGCGTCACCCAGGATCTGATCTTACTGAAGCCAAGCAGTTGATTAAAGCAGCTTACGGACTCGACCAGTCCATAGCCAACACTAAACGCAACATTGGTCTTCTAAAACTGGCAAGAGAGCGACTCGAAGATGACGTTCGTGACAAAAAAGCAGCTGCTGTCATTGATGGAAAGATAGTTCGTATGCGAAGACGTTGTGGTGACCACCGCTGGGTGATGGGCAGCACAGTATACTAA